A stretch of the Microcebus murinus isolate Inina chromosome 6, M.murinus_Inina_mat1.0, whole genome shotgun sequence genome encodes the following:
- the JKAMP gene encoding JNK1/MAPK8-associated membrane protein isoform X1, whose amino-acid sequence MAVDIQPACLGLYCGKTLLFKNSSTEIYGECGVCPRGQRTNAQKYCQPCTETPELYDWLYLGFMAMLPLVLHWFFIEWYSGKKSSSALFQHITALFECSMAAIITLLVSDPVGVLYIRSCRVLMLSDWYTMLYNPSPDYVTTVHCTHEAVYPLYTIVFIYYAFCLVLMMLLRPLLVKKIACGLGKSDRFKSIYAALYFFPILTVLQAVGGGLLYYAFPYIILVLSLVTLAVYMSASEIENCYDLLVRKKRLIVLFSHWLLHAYGIISISRVDKLEQDLPLLALVPTPALFYLFTAKFTEPSRILSEGANGH is encoded by the exons ATGG ctgtcgATATTCAACCAGCATGCCTTGGACTTTACTGTGGGAAGACCCTATTATTTAAAAACAGCTCAACTGAAATATATGGAGAATGTGGG GTGTGCCCTAGAGGACAAAGAACAAATGCACAGAAATATTGTCAGCCTTGCACAGAGACTCCAGAACTTTATGATTGGCTTTATCTTGGATTTATGGCTATGCTTCCTCTTGTTTTACATTGGTTCTTCATTGAATGGTACTCAGGGAAAAAGAG TTCCAGTGCACTTTTCCAACACATCACTGCGTTATTTGAATGCAGTATGGCAGCTATTATCACCTTACTTGTGAGTGATCCAGTCGGAGTTCTTTATATCCGTTCCTGTAGAGTATTGATGCTTTCTGACTGGTACACGATGCTTTACAACCCAAGTCCGGATTACGTTACAACAGTGCACTGTACTCATGAAGCTGTCTATCCACT atacaCCATTGTATTTATCTATTATGCATTCTGCCTGGTGTTAATGATGCTGCTCCGACCTCTGCTGGTGAAGAAGATTGCATGTGGGTTAGGGAAGTCGGATCGATTTAAAAGTATTTATGCTGCACTTTATTTCTTCCCAATTTTAACTGTGCTTCAGGCAGTTGGTGGAGGCCTTTTAT ATTATGCCTTCCCGTATATTATATTAGTGTTATCTTTGGTTACTCTGGCTGTGTACATGTCGGCTTCTGAAATAGAG AACTGCTATGATCTTCTGGTCAGAAAAAAAAGGCTTATTGTTCTGTTCAGCCACTGGTTACTTCATGCCTATGGAATAATCTCCATTTCCAGAGTGGATAAACTTGAGCAAGATTTGCCTCTTTTGGCTTTGGTACCTACACCAGCCCTTTTTTACTTGTTCACTGCAAAATTTACCGAACCTTCTCGGATACTCTCGGAAGGAGCCAATGGACActga
- the JKAMP gene encoding JNK1/MAPK8-associated membrane protein isoform X3, which translates to MAMLPLVLHWFFIEWYSGKKSSSALFQHITALFECSMAAIITLLVSDPVGVLYIRSCRVLMLSDWYTMLYNPSPDYVTTVHCTHEAVYPLYTIVFIYYAFCLVLMMLLRPLLVKKIACGLGKSDRFKSIYAALYFFPILTVLQAVGGGLLYYAFPYIILVLSLVTLAVYMSASEIENCYDLLVRKKRLIVLFSHWLLHAYGIISISRVDKLEQDLPLLALVPTPALFYLFTAKFTEPSRILSEGANGH; encoded by the exons ATGGCTATGCTTCCTCTTGTTTTACATTGGTTCTTCATTGAATGGTACTCAGGGAAAAAGAG TTCCAGTGCACTTTTCCAACACATCACTGCGTTATTTGAATGCAGTATGGCAGCTATTATCACCTTACTTGTGAGTGATCCAGTCGGAGTTCTTTATATCCGTTCCTGTAGAGTATTGATGCTTTCTGACTGGTACACGATGCTTTACAACCCAAGTCCGGATTACGTTACAACAGTGCACTGTACTCATGAAGCTGTCTATCCACT atacaCCATTGTATTTATCTATTATGCATTCTGCCTGGTGTTAATGATGCTGCTCCGACCTCTGCTGGTGAAGAAGATTGCATGTGGGTTAGGGAAGTCGGATCGATTTAAAAGTATTTATGCTGCACTTTATTTCTTCCCAATTTTAACTGTGCTTCAGGCAGTTGGTGGAGGCCTTTTAT ATTATGCCTTCCCGTATATTATATTAGTGTTATCTTTGGTTACTCTGGCTGTGTACATGTCGGCTTCTGAAATAGAG AACTGCTATGATCTTCTGGTCAGAAAAAAAAGGCTTATTGTTCTGTTCAGCCACTGGTTACTTCATGCCTATGGAATAATCTCCATTTCCAGAGTGGATAAACTTGAGCAAGATTTGCCTCTTTTGGCTTTGGTACCTACACCAGCCCTTTTTTACTTGTTCACTGCAAAATTTACCGAACCTTCTCGGATACTCTCGGAAGGAGCCAATGGACActga
- the JKAMP gene encoding JNK1/MAPK8-associated membrane protein isoform X2: MACLGLYCGKTLLFKNSSTEIYGECGVCPRGQRTNAQKYCQPCTETPELYDWLYLGFMAMLPLVLHWFFIEWYSGKKSSSALFQHITALFECSMAAIITLLVSDPVGVLYIRSCRVLMLSDWYTMLYNPSPDYVTTVHCTHEAVYPLYTIVFIYYAFCLVLMMLLRPLLVKKIACGLGKSDRFKSIYAALYFFPILTVLQAVGGGLLYYAFPYIILVLSLVTLAVYMSASEIENCYDLLVRKKRLIVLFSHWLLHAYGIISISRVDKLEQDLPLLALVPTPALFYLFTAKFTEPSRILSEGANGH; this comes from the exons ATGG CATGCCTTGGACTTTACTGTGGGAAGACCCTATTATTTAAAAACAGCTCAACTGAAATATATGGAGAATGTGGG GTGTGCCCTAGAGGACAAAGAACAAATGCACAGAAATATTGTCAGCCTTGCACAGAGACTCCAGAACTTTATGATTGGCTTTATCTTGGATTTATGGCTATGCTTCCTCTTGTTTTACATTGGTTCTTCATTGAATGGTACTCAGGGAAAAAGAG TTCCAGTGCACTTTTCCAACACATCACTGCGTTATTTGAATGCAGTATGGCAGCTATTATCACCTTACTTGTGAGTGATCCAGTCGGAGTTCTTTATATCCGTTCCTGTAGAGTATTGATGCTTTCTGACTGGTACACGATGCTTTACAACCCAAGTCCGGATTACGTTACAACAGTGCACTGTACTCATGAAGCTGTCTATCCACT atacaCCATTGTATTTATCTATTATGCATTCTGCCTGGTGTTAATGATGCTGCTCCGACCTCTGCTGGTGAAGAAGATTGCATGTGGGTTAGGGAAGTCGGATCGATTTAAAAGTATTTATGCTGCACTTTATTTCTTCCCAATTTTAACTGTGCTTCAGGCAGTTGGTGGAGGCCTTTTAT ATTATGCCTTCCCGTATATTATATTAGTGTTATCTTTGGTTACTCTGGCTGTGTACATGTCGGCTTCTGAAATAGAG AACTGCTATGATCTTCTGGTCAGAAAAAAAAGGCTTATTGTTCTGTTCAGCCACTGGTTACTTCATGCCTATGGAATAATCTCCATTTCCAGAGTGGATAAACTTGAGCAAGATTTGCCTCTTTTGGCTTTGGTACCTACACCAGCCCTTTTTTACTTGTTCACTGCAAAATTTACCGAACCTTCTCGGATACTCTCGGAAGGAGCCAATGGACActga
- the L3HYPDH gene encoding trans-3-hydroxy-L-proline dehydratase: MECALAVPRLPPHDPGTPVLSVVDMHTGGEPLRIVLAGCPEVAGATLLAKRHYMRQHLDHVRRRLVFEPRGHRDMYGAVLVPSELPDAHLGVLFLHNEGYSSMCGHAVLALGRFALDFGLVPAPPAGTREARVNIHCPCGLVAAFVECEGGRSRGPVRFHSVPAFVLATDLVVDVPGHGKVVVDIAYGGAFYAFVSAEKLGLDVCSAKTRDLVDAASSVTKAVKTQFKINHPDSEDLAFLYGTIVTDGKDAYSEEPTTNICVFADEQVDRSPTGSGVTARIALQYHKGLLELNQTRAFKSSATGSVFTGKAVREAKCGDFQAVTVEVSGQAHYTGTASFTVEDDDPLRDGFLLK; encoded by the exons ATGGAGTGCGCGCTGGCCGTGCCCCGGCTGCCCCCGCATGACCCGGGGACGCCGGTGCTGTCGGTGGTGGACATGCACACGGGCGGTGAGCCCCTGCGCATCGTGCTGGCGGGGTGTCCGGAGGTGGCCGGGGCCACCTTGCTGGCGAAGCGGCACTACATGCGCCAGCACCTAGACCATGTGCGGCGACGGCTCGTGTTCGAGCCCCGAGGGCACCGGGACATGTATGGGGCCGTCCTGGTGCCGAGCGAGCTGCCGGACGCACACCTGGGCGTGCTGTTCCTGCACAACGAGGGCTACAGCTCCATGTGCGGCCACGCCGTGCTGGCGCTCGGCCGCTTCGCTCTGGACTTCGGACTGGTGCCCGCGCCCCCGGCCGGCACCCGCGAGGCCCGCGTCAACATCCACTGCCCGTGCGGGCTGGTGGCCGCCTTCGTGGAGTGTGAGGGCGGCCGCAGCCGTGGCCCTGTGCGCTTCCACAGCGTCCCGGCCTTCGTGCTGGCCACAG ATCTCGTGGTAGATGTTCCTGGACATGGAAAGGTGGTGGTGGACATCGCATATGGTGGAGCATTTTATGCATTTGTTAGTGCTGAAAAGTTAGGACTTGATGTTTGTTCTGCAAAGACAAGGGACCTTGTAGATGCAGCAAGTTCAGTGACAAAAGCAGTGAAAACTCAG TTTAAAATTAATCATCCTGATAGCGAAGACCTTGCCTTTCTATACGGAACCATAGTAACAGATGGAAAAGATGCATACAGCGAGGAACCAACCACCAACATCTGTGTGTTTGCAGATGAACAG gtTGACAGAAGTCCTACCGGTTCAGGAGTGACAGCCCGAATTGCCTTACAGTATCACAAAGGGCTTCTAGAACTGAACCAGACTAGAGCCTTTAAAAGCAGTGCAACTGGCTCAGTATTCACAGGAAAAGCCGTGAGG GAAGCAAAATGCGGTGATTTCCAAGCTGTCACAGTGGAAGTATCAGGACAAGCGCATTACACGGGCACAGCAAGCTTTACAGTTGAAGATGACGATCCACTGAGGGACGGGTTTCTTCTCAAGTGA